The Deltaproteobacteria bacterium genome contains a region encoding:
- the ugpC gene encoding sn-glycerol-3-phosphate ABC transporter ATP-binding protein UgpC: MSRVLLEHVTKRFDQTLAVSDFNLEVRDQEFVVLVGPSGCGKSTTLRMVAGLEEITEGNVFIGDRLVNDLPPKERNIAMVFQNYALYPHMDVYTNLAFALKRRKFPKEEIDRRVTEAARILGIEGLLDRKPKHLSGGQRQRVAVGRAIVRKPEVFLFDEPLSNLDAKLRLHMRMEITKLHNRLGATMIYVTHDQVEAMTMGDRIVVMKEGRIQQVGTPMEIYDTPSNLFVAGFVGSPSMNLMESRIVRRDGALYIDTAGFEARIPESRSAQFEGLVNREVIFGIRPEHIQDRMYFPEAVEENCFTAHVDFVEPMGSEMIVYFHIGEVSMVGKLTPKTSARHGSDLDIHIDMDRIHIFDKETGRIIQ; encoded by the coding sequence ATGTCGAGAGTGCTTCTCGAGCACGTAACAAAGAGATTCGATCAGACCTTGGCGGTCTCTGATTTCAACCTGGAAGTCAGGGATCAGGAGTTCGTGGTCCTTGTGGGGCCGTCCGGATGCGGGAAGTCTACGACCTTGAGGATGGTTGCAGGCCTGGAGGAGATCACCGAGGGAAACGTATTTATCGGCGACCGCCTGGTGAACGATCTACCGCCAAAGGAAAGAAACATCGCAATGGTCTTTCAGAACTACGCCCTATACCCTCACATGGACGTCTACACCAACTTGGCCTTCGCATTGAAGAGGCGGAAATTCCCCAAGGAGGAGATCGACCGAAGGGTGACGGAAGCGGCGAGGATACTGGGGATCGAAGGGCTCCTCGACCGAAAGCCGAAGCATCTGTCCGGAGGCCAGCGGCAGAGGGTGGCAGTGGGTCGTGCCATCGTGAGAAAACCGGAGGTTTTTCTCTTCGACGAGCCCCTTTCCAACCTGGACGCGAAGCTGAGACTTCACATGAGAATGGAGATCACCAAGCTCCACAACCGGCTGGGAGCTACTATGATCTATGTTACACATGACCAGGTGGAGGCCATGACCATGGGGGATCGGATCGTCGTGATGAAGGAGGGCAGGATCCAGCAGGTCGGCACTCCCATGGAGATCTACGATACGCCCAGCAACCTCTTCGTGGCGGGTTTTGTCGGCAGTCCGAGCATGAATCTTATGGAAAGCAGAATCGTCCGTCGTGACGGGGCTCTGTACATCGATACCGCAGGTTTCGAGGCCAGAATCCCGGAGAGCCGTTCTGCACAGTTTGAGGGACTGGTGAACAGGGAAGTGATTTTCGGAATCCGGCCCGAACATATCCAGGATAGAATGTACTTTCCCGAGGCCGTAGAGGAAAATTGCTTTACCGCCCATGTCGATTTTGTCGAACCCATGGGTTCGGAGATGATCGTTTACTTCCATATCGGAGAGGTATCCATGGTGGGAAAGCTAACTCCCAAGACCTCGGCCAGACATGGTTCCGACTTGGACATCCATATCGATATGGATCGCATTCATATCTTTGACAAGGAGACGGGGAGGATTATTCAATGA
- a CDS encoding radical SAM protein: MARVLFVQHEMMELLGVMSISSFVKREGHQTGVFIPGRGDEFLARLKSERPDVVGFTCTTGLEDKLLGFARIVHKVGPHRPLVVFGGPHPTFYPEIIEHPDVDIVCRGQGEFPMAEILSRIDGGRSVEGIENLWIKVDGRIERNPQRPLIGDFDGFPFPDREIYEDYKVIVKNPTRHFITLRECPFDCSFCFNHAWRAMHPRPPRYRNRSPENVVREIEEVRQRYRTKIVLFWDGTFNINKGWLLAFLDLYSRKIHLPFRCSLRADLTDEETVRALKESGCSWVKLGLESGNEAYRNSVLNKKITDEAFLRTSDLLHRYHIQFSTSNMLGLPGETLEMAFQTLEFNIRLRPQHTFAFIYLPFPRTRLGQYALDEGYIETPKISYEYADSFKGIPLRLKDRERIENLQKLFALTAQIPALLPLVRLLIRLPPNRFFVFVEKVSRFVFFWCRPANSAGLVPAVKEFLYGFGFRREKIYGRVVPRVRS, from the coding sequence GTGGCCAGGGTTCTTTTTGTGCAGCATGAGATGATGGAGCTGCTCGGTGTCATGTCCATCTCCTCCTTTGTGAAGAGGGAAGGGCACCAGACGGGGGTCTTCATCCCGGGTAGGGGAGATGAATTCCTCGCCCGTTTGAAAAGCGAACGCCCTGACGTGGTGGGATTCACCTGCACGACAGGGCTGGAGGACAAGCTGCTCGGTTTTGCTCGCATCGTTCATAAAGTCGGCCCCCACCGCCCCCTGGTTGTTTTCGGTGGCCCTCATCCCACATTCTACCCCGAGATCATTGAGCATCCGGATGTGGACATTGTCTGCCGGGGACAGGGAGAGTTTCCCATGGCAGAGATTCTCAGCCGGATTGACGGCGGCCGGTCCGTGGAGGGTATCGAGAATCTCTGGATCAAGGTGGATGGGAGGATCGAAAGGAACCCCCAGAGACCTCTGATCGGCGATTTCGATGGGTTTCCCTTTCCGGACCGGGAGATCTACGAGGACTATAAGGTTATTGTCAAGAATCCCACGAGACACTTTATTACCCTCCGGGAGTGTCCCTTTGACTGCTCCTTCTGCTTTAACCACGCCTGGAGGGCCATGCACCCCCGCCCCCCGCGGTACAGGAACCGTAGTCCTGAGAATGTGGTGAGGGAGATCGAGGAGGTTCGGCAGAGGTACCGGACAAAGATCGTGCTTTTTTGGGATGGAACCTTCAACATAAACAAGGGATGGCTTCTCGCCTTTCTGGATCTCTACAGCAGAAAGATCCACCTTCCGTTTCGGTGCAGCCTGAGAGCTGATTTGACCGATGAGGAGACGGTGAGAGCCCTCAAGGAGAGCGGCTGTAGCTGGGTCAAACTCGGCCTGGAATCTGGTAACGAGGCATACCGCAACAGCGTATTGAACAAGAAGATAACCGATGAGGCGTTTTTGCGCACCAGTGATCTTCTCCACCGGTACCACATCCAATTCAGTACGTCGAACATGCTCGGGTTGCCCGGGGAGACCCTGGAGATGGCATTCCAGACCTTGGAATTCAACATAAGACTCAGGCCGCAGCACACATTCGCCTTCATCTACCTTCCCTTTCCCAGAACCCGTCTGGGGCAGTATGCCTTGGACGAAGGATATATCGAGACACCCAAAATCAGCTACGAATACGCCGACTCTTTCAAGGGGATCCCCCTGAGGCTCAAGGATAGGGAGCGGATCGAGAATCTTCAGAAGCTGTTCGCACTTACCGCCCAGATCCCTGCCCTCCTGCCGCTGGTGAGGCTGCTGATCAGGCTTCCACCGAACAGGTTTTTTGTCTTCGTCGAAAAAGTCAGCCGATTCGTCTTTTTCTGGTGCCGCCCGGCCAACTCCGCCGGGTTGGTTCCGGCGGTCAAGGAGTTTCTGTACGGCTTCGGTTTCCGCAGGGAGAAGATCTATGGGAGAGTGGTGCCCCGCGTGCGATCCTAG
- a CDS encoding PTS sugar transporter subunit IIA, whose translation MKRVLNQLIQLQELYFAESEQQSLNPETQPEEIEKAIHDLLEDLPSTVASLCRRLRKRDPAVVVPVVDGVCSACGMALPTSRTYAIERGDEIYQCPSCSRILYSRPGAPRQVRSVRSMGRLRSGIARFSDKSLMCPRLKAKTRNEALSELIGLMARKGFVENPDGLLHAALEREAIISTAVNHGLAFPHVRGVEGGGLTFSVGLKREGLDFGAPDGGLTRIIFFIVIPSAASAFYLQLLSGLIESLQASEARERLLECTAPDQLWEALSAISHKAIP comes from the coding sequence ATGAAAAGAGTCTTGAACCAGTTGATACAACTCCAGGAACTCTATTTCGCCGAATCCGAACAACAATCACTAAACCCGGAGACTCAGCCCGAAGAGATCGAGAAGGCGATACACGACCTTCTCGAGGATCTCCCCTCCACTGTGGCTTCTCTCTGCCGCCGCCTGAGAAAGCGCGATCCGGCCGTGGTCGTGCCTGTTGTGGACGGCGTCTGTTCCGCCTGCGGCATGGCTCTTCCCACCTCCAGGACCTATGCCATCGAGAGAGGTGATGAAATCTACCAGTGTCCGAGTTGCTCTCGGATACTCTATAGCCGTCCGGGAGCTCCGCGGCAGGTCAGAAGTGTGAGGTCGATGGGAAGGCTCAGATCCGGGATTGCCCGCTTTTCGGACAAGTCGCTCATGTGCCCGAGGTTGAAGGCAAAGACAAGGAACGAGGCCCTCTCAGAGCTCATAGGCCTGATGGCGAGAAAGGGGTTTGTGGAGAATCCGGATGGACTTCTCCATGCCGCTCTGGAAAGGGAGGCCATCATTTCCACGGCTGTCAATCACGGCCTGGCCTTCCCCCACGTGCGTGGGGTGGAAGGCGGAGGTCTCACCTTTTCGGTGGGTCTCAAGAGAGAGGGGCTCGACTTCGGAGCGCCGGACGGCGGGCTGACGCGGATAATCTTTTTCATAGTGATTCCTTCGGCGGCAAGTGCCTTCTATCTCCAGCTGTTGTCAGGACTCATAGAGTCACTTCAGGCGAGTGAGGCCAGGGAGAGGCTTCTGGAATGTACGGCCCCGGACCAACTGTGGGAAGCTCTCTCTGCGATTAGCCACAAGGCGATTCCATAG